In Kazachstania africana CBS 2517 chromosome 11, complete genome, the DNA window GCTACCAGTAGCACCTTGGGGCGGTCAGAACAGGAAAACATATTCGTATCTAGCGGAATTCAGTGACGATAATGACTACTGCACTAGTACATTGCGTTCACTGTGTAGAATTGCAATTATATCACGTCTCATTATGATGagaatcaatttttgataacAACAAATAATAAGCGCAAGTGGTTTAGTGGTAAAATCCAACGTTGCCATCGTTGGGCCCCCGGTTCGATTCCGGGCTTGCgcatatttttttcaatattttatacTAAATTCTTTAACTATGTTGAGCTTACAAGTGCTATTGACAAATGTATTAGATGATCTTCATATATTGCGTTTTTAATGAGgttttattgaaaaaattgataaatattgatatatctatatatgCGGTTTGGTTAGTAAATTCTGTCTCCGCAGCAGAGAAGGCTAAAATGTCACGTTATCCGCCATTATCTTCTAAGCATTCGATATGACCATTAGCATAGTTGTAATACTTTATGGGAGAGTATATGTGCAACGGGACGTATTGAGTTGAGGCTTTGTTGGTATAAAGTAGTTGGCCCTTCCATGTAGGTCATAAATCAGACGCTACATTATCATGCATCGCTTTATTTACACTTTTTCGTATCTATATGTCTTTCAGAAAAAACCTTAAATACGACTTGGTTATAACGTTACAGTGTCATTTTTGCTGAATTCAACATGAAGTTTCTTATCAAAAAACATTTCGTCATTCAATGAAAGTAAAGCCAAATTTGCATCATCGACACCCTTCATGGTGATAAAAGCTTGTCCTCTTTCCTTTCTGAAGTTAGTACTAACTTTTAACACTTCACCATAAATGGAGAATAGTAAGTAAAGATTTACTCTGAGTTTCTTTGAGTTTACCTTTGTGTTGAGGTTATTCACGTACAGTGTACTCTTTGCTTCATGTGCTGTAGCACTCATTATGAGTGGAATATGATGTTGTGACTTCTATGAGTGCGAGTTTAATATCTGTTTTCTTTCGATGagattatttttcaactaGTTAGCCTGAAAAATTCGTCCTTAATATACATATGGAACGCCATTGAAATATCTATACAGAGAGACATACATGGACGCCTTTACGCTTGTTCACTTTTCCAGTTGTATGTTATGATGAGAGCAGCTAATATTCACCTCCCCTCTGTGCCATGTTTACTGCTAGTGTTATTAGCAGTTTTGACGTAGTAATTCCACTTCGCATCACAAAAACATAATAGGAATACGTCGTACTTTTGAAGTAATCTAAATTATATGATATCTACAATTGAATAGATGAAGTATATGTTCGAGAGGACTCAAAAGTCATCTAGGATTCTTATACCATCCTTATCCACAACTTTTACTATTACTCCCTTGAAATCTACGGGCATTCTCTTATCTAATTCAGCAATACAAAGttttaacaattttaaTCCATCTTCTAGTGACATATCTGGTCTATAATGACGATCTAATAGAGAAAAAGTGTAAAAACCAGAATAACCATGTGCAGCGTAGGGTAATTCGACTTTCGTTCCTAGATAGTcaatttgatataattcaggcttattatttttaatgtCGTAACCACCAATCAACACATTAACTTGATATGGTTTTCTTGATCTGATTGATTTTGCTAGCTCATTTCTCACAAAGCTTGAAACTGCATTTGGCGAAAGTTCGAAATTCTCTCTAATTGCATAGAGTTGCATATTGGCTTGAATGTATTCTGCAAATTGGACAGTGTCACCAGCTTCACCGGCAAAACTCATCAAATTATGTGGTGAAAGTTGTCTTGTCTTATCATCTGTATCCTTCAATATAGAAATACCCCTAGTTACCGCTTTAGAAGATGCTAAAATGACAGAATCCTGTACTCTTATACCTAAAATAATATCCATGCTGCCCAATGACCCTCTTATATAAGATTCTAATCGATCACCACTACCGCCAACTTCCAATACATAAAGCTACCTTTCTCatctttattcaattttttgccACCAGAAGGATTCGAGAAAAACGAACGGGGCGTGTAACCCGGCTCTCCATAGAAACCAACCGCTTCATAAGAGTGAGAAGGATTGACATTTAAACTAATGGTGACGATGTAGATGATGGTGACCCAGCAAGTGACACTTCAATGGCGGCAGTAGTCACATAGGTCGGGCCTTGGCTGTTCTGACGGCCTTTTTTACCCGGACAATGCCTTCCTCCAAGCGGCGCCTTAGCTAGTCCTCACGAAGGCCCAGCGAAGCCCTCGATGGACATACTCTTTCAATGGCTCAAATGCAAGTCTCTCATTGGTATCAGAGAGATGCTGCATCGAGATTACTGTTGGTTGTATCAGAGTTATACGTGAGACCATCTCTATAAGAGTGACGCGTAaggaaaatataaatttgaaaagtttcGTGTAGCACAATTATACTTATAAACTCGCTACTCATATACAAGGAAATACATCTATAAGCGATGTCAGGGTCTAATACTGCTTCTACTGCTTCACCAGCTGCTTCAATGACATCTTTGAGTAGTGTAAATACCCCAGAACCAACGATTGCTACCAAATCTTCCATCCCAAGTTCTTCAGATATGGAATATTACTACAGATCCATGTATCCATTCAAAGAGATATTCGAATGGTTAAATCATTCGGAGGTGCCTTCTAAGGATATGACTAATAGAGAATTGGCTATGGCATTCAGATCAGGGGCTTATAAGAGATACAATTCTTTCAGTTCAATTGCTGAGTTCAAGTCGACTATAGAAAAAAGTAATCCAGATCgttttgaaattggtgCCATCTATAATAAGCCACCAAAGGAACGTGATTCTATCCTAAAGAGTGAATTAAAACCGTTAGAAAAGGAATTGATTTTCGATATCGATATGGATGATTACGATCTTTTTAGAACATGTTGTTCAGGTGCTATGGTTTGTGATAAATGTTGGAAATTCATTTCGTTAGCGATTCAAGTGATCAATATTTgtttagaagaagatttcGGTTTTAAAGATTATATTTGGGTATTTTCCGGTAGACGTGGTGCCCATTGTTGGATAAGTGATAAACGTGCCCGtatattgaatgatttacaaagaagaaacattcTTGATTACGTTAATGTTGTTAGAGATAGGAAATATGATAAAAGATTGGCATTAAGAAGACCTTACCATCCACATTTGGTACGTTCAGTTGAACTATTAAAGTCGcattttgttgaaattaTACTGGAAGAACAAGATCCTTGGCAGGATGATAAGAATGCTTTCGAAACTTTATTAACTGGTCTACATGATAAGGTATTGATTGACGCTCtaagaaaatattggaCGGAAAATCCAGGTAGATCAAGTAAACAAAAATGgaatgatattgatgcCATAGCGACAAATGACGTGAAaatcaacaacaataaGCAAAGAAATGACTTCATGACAAGATTACGTGAATGTAAAGAAGACGTGGTATTAGCCACATTATACCCTAAATTAGATGTGGAAGTTACAAAACAAACCATCCATCTTTTAAAGGCACCATTTTGTATTCATCCCGCCACTGGGAATGTCTGTGTTCCaatcttcaaagattttacTCCTATGGCAGCTCcaaaattaattgatttgcaaaatgaaatggaaaagaatCTTAGTAAAGTGGAATCGACCTCTCTCCAACCATATATCCAATACTTTCACGCCTTTGTGGAACAAGTGATAAGTCATAATTCAAGCGGAGTGAAGAGAGAATTCGAAGAAGTGGACTAAATAATCAGCATTATATAGTGAttctatattttgatatagTGCCCGTAACATACCGTCTTAACACGAAATTTAAAACTCTATAAAATAAATTCGTTCTATAGTCCTCTTCGAGCTAGAAAGTTTGGCAGAGCAGTCAACAACAcagcattttcatttgaacTTGACATGATCAATTAAGAAAGAGGAAATTATGGCTATTCTTATAAATTCATGGTGATAACATTAGGTTAGGGAAAGTTAGTGTCATATAGAAGTCCCCACTTCTCGGTATGATTTGCATGAAAAGCTATTTGTATTTGAGGTGATAGAATTTCGAACATTAGGAACAGCCAATGGCGCAgttaaatcaaaatgacaatttttattaatgtTTATCTCGGTGGATGTTATGTGtcatatatattgaaataagAGAAAACAGTGACTTTTCTTGTATTgcacttttttttatatacttGATGGCTGTGAATAtctataaatatttcaaacaAGTGTTCTAACAAATGATACAGTCAGATTTCCCAGAATTTAATCTCTTGTCTTCTGCTAATGCTATGTTGATGAATTGATTTCCAGCGTCATGATTCCATTTGAGAACTTGGTATTCTGGATCGTATGAAATGGAACCTGATGAGGTTCTAATGGTTAGGTCATCCATGGTAAAGTGGAATGAAGGAAGGAAAATGTAGGTTgagtttttattttcagttgACGAGCTTGAATCTGCTTTAGCATGGATTTTCAATATGTATGAGGAAGATGCCATATGAAATTCTGCATAGACGAAAGAACCATGAATCTTCAGGGGAAATGGCCTCAGGAGAGCATCTAGTGCACGAAATCCTTCAAATGTGTCGATGCCGCCCAAGTTGGCCGGGGCTGTCTTAATTTCATTGCTGAATGAAGTAACTTTAACGAAATCTCTGGCGCCTGTTCTAGAATTGATGAAAGAGGATGATGTTGAAGATCTTTTTAATTCTGGTGTAGGGGTACCACTTCTGGATAATTTCATATTCGATCTTGAGAAGTTCTTTCTTACATCATCCATAGaccaaattgaaaaatcctCATTGTTCCAGCCATCGCCATATTTATGTGAGTTTTTATAGCAGTAGCACCATAGACTATATGAAAGATTATTGCCCTCTAAAGCATATAATATTGCATCCATAGCTCTAGTCTGTGAAGTATAGTCACCAGCAAGATAAGCCTTTTTATTATCCATATCAAATGGCATACCGATTTCAGTGAAAAAGATAGGAATATTTTTGCCTAAAATGTGGCCAACTTCATCTTTCATTTGTTTTAGTTGCTTTCTGAATgattttctaatatttttctcACCAAAAACTACACTAAATGCAGGGTTGGAGTATTTACCTCGTACAATTCCAAACGTATCGACattgaatcttttattCCAGGTTTTCATCATTAGGGATAAACCATCATAAAAATGGCATGCACAGATTGTTCTGTTGTCCAGAAGGCCAGACTGACGTATTTGTGGAGGTTCTTTGAAAACTGGAGGTTGCATGAAAATAAAGGCATTGGTATCAATAGCACGATATTTGGTATACAAGTTACGATAATAGTCGACGAAAAAGTTGTTAATAAAATACCTTTCATCCACAACAACACCAAGTTTATCAGCTCTCGAAAAATAATCTGGTTGTAACAATTTGGGCTTAGCATTTACAGTCAATTCCCAAACATTATGCAGTCTCCATATACATTTCCCTGCCTCCCATTCAGAGGATCTTTCCCaaccatattttttatcaacGTCATATCTCTCTTCTTGCGACAGCCATGCACTATAACCTTTAcatttaattaattttgatttatccTTAGAGGGACCCAATTTAGTTAAAACATATTCATCAACTACAGTATCAATTCCTTCGCCTAAAGTGAAACTTTGAAACGGAGTTGGAGTGGTACCTAATctcaaatttctttcttttgctaaagcattcaaatctttttcGCCAATGTAACCGTTACTTGGTTCATTCATACTTTCAAGACCAATGATACAATTATCTTCGAACAATTCAGGAGCTTTGTCTTGTATTCTTTTATAAAATGTCATGATTGCATCGatgaaacaattttgaagatagtCCTGGATATTTTCCTCGTTGATTACACATTTTGGTGCATATTGCTTCCCACCAAAAAACAAAGTGAACATCGTTTCACAAGCCAATCTATAGTAATTGGTAGTCCACAACATCTtaggaaattttgatgattctTTACCAGTTCTTGGATCAATATAGTAGTTATGTAAAATAGCagcttcattttctttaaaccTAGTTGGTTGTAAGCCTGCAGCTAATAGAGTCCAGTATGGAGCTCCAGAGCCCCCACAAAATCTTGACCAGACGTCTTGATGTGGATCtaaatatacatatatggAACCTATTctgtcaatttttttcaaaacatcAATAACATAATCCATATAGTCAAAATCATACATCCTAGGACCCTTATGTTCTATGGATTCCCATGAAAAAGGGAATCTAATTGCATTGAAACCTAATGATTTGAGCCTTCTAATATGCGTTTCTACCTCATCTAGGGGTAACGGATGGTTAATGAAACTCACATCTTCTGCGGCCTCATAGAAGAGATCATCTGCAGGAATATGTGTGGAATGGTATGGAGCAGAGGGGAATTTAACACTTGGATCTAGATTCACGCCTCTTAGTTGTACTACATTCCCAAATCTATCACAAAACTCACCCTTTGAAGAAATGCTTAGCCTATCCAACATGTCAAATTACCTTTCAAgttaaatgaaaaaagtaATAGAATAGAAAGATGAAAGATATATTATCAACGAAATCGATCTGCCTTGATTATAAATATGttgtatatatttcatttcttctaGGATAGATTTAATAAACGACGGGCAATGAGGGTCTATTTTTTTAACGAAAACTATCAATGTTGCGTCAACCGACACAGTACATAGAACTGTAGAAATGCATATTATATCTTCCTAGAATGCTGCAATTGGATTGTCTCAGAGATGAGAAGGATAACGTCGCTGGAGAGAGGAAAACTAACTGACGTAGAATTCAGTCGATAGGTCGTGAAGTATCATCGTCACTTTTCAATCATATAAAAGAGTTAGgaaattaaagaataaCATTATGCAATTAATTTATAGGGTATAAtgtttgaaattgaaattaatttaaaatttataaaCGAACTTATATAGTTAAATTTAAGATTATTTAAGATatcatgaaatttttgtcagtaacaaaaatcaataaatgaTATTGCAAATGACGAAATTATTGCGcttataataataaagcaGCGGCGGCTAAGGCACCAGCACCCATACCGGCAACAGCCTTGGCGGCACCGTTGGCGGTTTGTTGGTCAACAGTAGCAGTGGTAGCTTGAATTTGACCGTCAGTGATTTGAGAAACAGCGGCGACAGTAGAAGCAGCCTTGGTGGTAGTAGCGGCAGCAGCAGAAGAGGaagcagcagcagaagaggaagcagcagcagaagaggaagcagcagcagaagaggtggcagcagcagaagaggaagcagcagcagaagaGGTGACAGCAGCAGAAGAGGTGGCAGCAGCAGAGGaagcagcagcagaagaGGTGGCAGCCGCAGCAGAAGAGGTGGCAGCAGCAGAAGTGGTAGCATCAGTACCAACAGAAGCAAGAGCAGCTTCGATTAATGGAGCAATTCTGGAAGAGTACCATGGTAATTTGGTTAATAGAGAAGAAACACCGGCAAAGTCGACTTCAGAGTATAAAGTGGTGTAGGAGCTGTCAGTGGCACTAGCTAAAGCTAAACCAATGTCTAAGACACCAGCTGGTAAATTAGTTAAAGAGATACCAGAGCTTGAGTCGGTAGATAATGCGATGTAGTCATTTAAATTGGAACCGACATCAGATAAGATGGCGTTTAATTCAGCAATTTCAGTGGCAGTTTGCGCAGTGGCGACAGCGGCGGCAGCTAATAAGACGGCTAATTTGGAGTACATTTGGATATAGAAGCGAGTGACAATTGTATGGTTTTATGAACTACAAAATAAGTGAAAAGAACCAATGTGTAAAATTATGCTTCCTACAACAAACTTCGACCTGTTTAAATAGGTTCCTGGATgtatcattttccaaaatacAGTTACTCTCGTTTACAAACATTGAAGCACGGTTAGAGATCACGTAGATTCTAAGAGCATGGGCTTGTTTTCATTGCTTTATTCGTTAACAGAAACAAAACATTGCTTGCTGCACCATGAGTGGGAGGAACGCTTCCATGGAAAAGCTGCTAGAGCAACTCGTAAACAGAGGGGGAAAAAAAAGGAGTGAAAAATAGAAGTACTAAAAGGAACTCGTGCAGTCTCTAAACCCTTCCAACTAGGACgaatcattttcaaaaatagaatTGAGTTAATACGAGATTTCTTTCGAGAAACTAAATGTCgcaacaaatttttcaaagagtAAATCGGCAGTAGCTACCATAGTTTGGTATCTTTTTGAGTTATTTCTCAGTTACTCAAAGTGATCAAGTTCCGCCGTCGTTCAACAAATAGATTAGGCTAAGAATAGTACAAAACACCACCGTTTTTTTCGTCCCTCCCACTTCTCTAGAAGAAAGTTTCGTCTAACTAAAACCGCACTAACTCGTCCTtttggtaaaaaaaaaaattttctgtgCATCGTTTTCTGAGCGAGTTTCGAAATGTGGTGGTAATACATTCCTAACCAGATATAGTAAACACGAAGAGGGACATGACAAATGCTCGAAGAACTGAATGGACCCAGAGATAGATGCCTGTGTATCAGTTCGTTGTAATTGGTTATCGTGACCGCTTATTTGGAAAAGAGGTCTCCCTCGTATACTGCAAGGGATACACGACACAACGGGAAGGAACTGTGAACAAAATATGttgtattttcttctttgttgaCGGCTATTCCCCCATAGTAAAACCAGATCAATCCATTTTTAGTAGCTTTTTTCTCTCCCACTTTTGACAAAACCAAAACAATTCAAAAACGTAAATAGAGATTCTTACCGTTCCATATACGTTCTAGATCTCCGTTTCGCAGAATTGCCACCGTTTAGCACTATGAAGAATTCGGTATTTTCATGAAACAAAGCAGTATGGTATAATTGCTGTTCTGTCGCATCACGACATCTAACTCTCATCCGAGAAGATGGGTTCGCCACAGATTAAGAAAGATATGCAGTCATCGTTTTCTTCCGAATGGAACCCATCGGAAACGGATGCAGGCGTAAGCAGATCAACTGATATGAGTTACCATCCGTTTACTGCctatttttcctttctctTGAACAGTCGCTCGTTCTGTATGTTTT includes these proteins:
- the MSL1 gene encoding U2 snRNP complex subunit MSL1 (similar to Saccharomyces cerevisiae MSL1 (YIR009W); ancestral locus Anc_7.165) — encoded protein: MSATAHEAKSTLYVNNLNTKVNSKKLRVNLYLLFSIYGEVLKVSTNFRKERGQAFITMKGVDDANLALLSLNDEMFFDKKLHVEFSKNDTVTL
- the PRE1 gene encoding proteasome core particle subunit beta 4 (similar to Saccharomyces cerevisiae PRE1 (YER012W); ancestral locus Anc_7.162) gives rise to the protein MDIILGIRVQDSVILASSKAVTRGISILKDTDDKTRQLSPHNLMSFAGEAGDTVQFAEYIQANMQLYAIRENFELSPNAVSSFVRNELAKSIRSRKPYQVNVLIGGYDIKNNKPELYQIDYLGTKVELPYAAHGYSGFYTFSLLDRHYRPDMSLEDGLKLLKLCIAELDKRMPVDFKGVIVKVVDKDGIRILDDF
- the PRI1 gene encoding DNA primase subunit PRI1 (similar to Saccharomyces cerevisiae PRI1 (YIR008C); ancestral locus Anc_7.171) encodes the protein MTSLSSVNTPEPTIATKSSIPSSSDMEYYYRSMYPFKEIFEWLNHSEVPSKDMTNRELAMAFRSGAYKRYNSFSSIAEFKSTIEKSNPDRFEIGAIYNKPPKERDSILKSELKPLEKELIFDIDMDDYDLFRTCCSGAMVCDKCWKFISLAIQVINICLEEDFGFKDYIWVFSGRRGAHCWISDKRARILNDLQRRNILDYVNVVRDRKYDKRLALRRPYHPHLVRSVELLKSHFVEIILEEQDPWQDDKNAFETLLTGLHDKVLIDALRKYWTENPGRSSKQKWNDIDAIATNDVKINNNKQRNDFMTRLRECKEDVVLATLYPKLDVEVTKQTIHLLKAPFCIHPATGNVCVPIFKDFTPMAAPKLIDLQNEMEKNLSKVESTSLQPYIQYFHAFVEQVISHNSSGVKREFEEVD
- the EGH1 gene encoding hydrolase (similar to Saccharomyces cerevisiae YIR007W; ancestral locus Anc_7.172), coding for MLDRLSISSKGEFCDRFGNVVQLRGVNLDPSVKFPSAPYHSTHIPADDLFYEAAEDVSFINHPLPLDEVETHIRRLKSLGFNAIRFPFSWESIEHKGPRMYDFDYMDYVIDVLKKIDRIGSIYVYLDPHQDVWSRFCGGSGAPYWTLLAAGLQPTRFKENEAAILHNYYIDPRTGKESSKFPKMLWTTNYYRLACETMFTLFFGGKQYAPKCVINEENIQDYLQNCFIDAIMTFYKRIQDKAPELFEDNCIIGLESMNEPSNGYIGEKDLNALAKERNLRLGTTPTPFQSFTLGEGIDTVVDEYVLTKLGPSKDKSKLIKCKGYSAWLSQEERYDVDKKYGWERSSEWEAGKCIWRLHNVWELTVNAKPKLLQPDYFSRADKLGVVVDERYFINNFFVDYYRNLYTKYRAIDTNAFIFMQPPVFKEPPQIRQSGLLDNRTICACHFYDGLSLMMKTWNKRFNVDTFGIVRGKYSNPAFSVVFGEKNIRKSFRKQLKQMKDEVGHILGKNIPIFFTEIGMPFDMDNKKAYLAGDYTSQTRAMDAILYALEGNNLSYSLWCYCYKNSHKYGDGWNNEDFSIWSMDDVRKNFSRSNMKLSRSGTPTPELKRSSTSSSFINSRTGARDFVKVTSFSNEIKTAPANLGGIDTFEGFRALDALLRPFPLKIHGSFVYAEFHMASSSYILKIHAKADSSSSTENKNSTYIFLPSFHFTMDDLTIRTSSGSISYDPEYQVLKWNHDAGNQFINIALAEDKRLNSGKSDCIIC
- the KAFR0K01040 gene encoding SRP1/TIP1 family protein (similar to Saccharomyces cerevisiae TIR1 (YER011W); ancestral locus Anc_7.161), with product MYSKLAVLLAAAAVATAQTATEIAELNAILSDVGSNLNDYIALSTDSSSGISLTNLPAGVLDIGLALASATDSSYTTLYSEVDFAGVSSLLTKLPWYSSRIAPLIEAALASVGTDATTSAAATSSAAAATSSAAASSAAATSSAAVTSSAAASSSAAATSSAAASSSAAASSSAAASSSAAAATTTKAASTVAAVSQITDGQIQATTATVDQQTANGAAKAVAGMGAGALAAAALLL